The sequence CGGGACACCGAGCTGGCGGGCCGGCGCATCGCGGCGGGCGACAAGGTCGTGGTCTTCCACGCCTCCGCCAACCGCGACGAGCGGGTCTTCGCCGAGCCCGGCCGGCTGGACCTCGCCCGCTCCCCCAACCCGCACGTCTCCTTCGGGGACGGCCCGCACGTCTGCCTGGGCGCCCACTTCGCCCGCCTGCAACTGCGGCTGCTCTACGCGGAGGCGCTGCGCGCCCTGCCGGTGCTGCGCCCCGCGGGGCCGGCCGAGCGGCTGGTGTCGAACTTCATCAACGGGCTCAAGTCGCTGCCGGTGCACCTGGGTTGACCTGGATCAGCGCGTGGGTGCCGTCCGTGCGCCAGCGCTGGCCTTCCGCCGCCACCAGCCGCTCCTCGGTGGCGGCGGCCAGCCCGGTGACCACCTCGGACTTCAGGGTGCGCAGCGCGGCCACCGGACCCGGGAAGTACGCGGTCGCCGCGGCGAACGACGCGGTCGGCGGGCGGCGCCGGTCGCCCACCAGACGGCGGTAGTTGAGGTCGCCCTTGAAGACGGTGAGGGTGGCGGCGGCGAACTCGGCACGCAGGTCGTCCGGCATCCGCTCGTACGGCAGCGGGGCGCAGCAGAAGGGGTGGGCGCGCACGGTGAGCCGCCCGTCGGCCATGGCGCAGCGGAGCAGCCGCCCGTGCTCCCCGGCCGCGCCCGGCGCCGTACGCAGCCGTTCCAGGGCGTCGAGCACATCGGCCATGATCGCGTCCGAGACGTAGTACGGGTACGGCTTCACCTGGAGCACCGCCCGCGCGATCCGGCCCCCGGCGAGGAGATGGGCGATCAGCAGCAGGTCGGGGACGAGTTCGCGCCCCGCGTTGTCCGCGACCAGGACGAGGTCGGCGGCTCCGCCGGGCGGCAGCAGCGTCCACAGCCGCTCGCTGTCGTCGGCGACCAGCGCGGGCGCTGGTTCCCGGGCCTCGGCGCCCTCGGCGGACAGCAGGAAGCCCAGGTCGGCGCGGTTGCCCCAGAGCGAGCCGTGCAGCAGGGCGCGGTCCCGCTCCGGTTCGGGCAGTTCCCGCAGGTCGTCGAGGGCGGCGAGTTCCCGGTCGGTCTCGGGCGCGGCCAGTTCCGCGCGCTTGACGG is a genomic window of Streptomyces sp. WP-1 containing:
- a CDS encoding damage-control phosphatase ARMT1 family protein, encoding MPETPFASVILGNEPGSFPHGVLAERHPEIVRQVRDALPYGPGQHRALDELLKSCAEGTVEPLPADAPDRAAWHAWGLAEYAGRSWFDVPWLWSESYFYRRLLEAVGYFAPGPWRGIDPFRPVKRAELAAPETDRELAALDDLRELPEPERDRALLHGSLWGNRADLGFLLSAEGAEAREPAPALVADDSERLWTLLPPGGAADLVLVADNAGRELVPDLLLIAHLLAGGRIARAVLQVKPYPYYVSDAIMADVLDALERLRTAPGAAGEHGRLLRCAMADGRLTVRAHPFCCAPLPYERMPDDLRAEFAAATLTVFKGDLNYRRLVGDRRRPPTASFAAATAYFPGPVAALRTLKSEVVTGLAAATEERLVAAEGQRWRTDGTHALIQVNPGAPAAT